From a single Nocardioides sp. dk884 genomic region:
- the glgP gene encoding alpha-glucan family phosphorylase, giving the protein MRAIRRLTVRPVLPAELAALGELALNLRWVWHPPTQDLFAEVDPDLWHAHGHDPVALLAAVGPDRLAQLAGDPGFLERLAAARAALTAYLTGERWYQRRLAAGDRLPAAIGYFSPEFGITAVLPQYSGGLGILAGDHLKAASDLGVPIVGVGLLYRHGYFRQSLARDGWQLESYPTLDAGSAPISLLREADGSEAVVRLAMPAGPDLVARIWVAQVGRVPLLMLDTDVVGNPEQYVEVTDRLYGGGSEHRLRQEILLGVGGMRALRAYSRITGHPAPEVFHTNEGHAGFLGVERLRELSADADGPRLGLDAALEVSRASTVFTTHTPVPAGIDRFPRSLVEQYFSTGGVTPGVPVEQVLALGVEDYAGGDPGVFNMAVMGFRLAQRANGVSTLHGEVSRDMFRGLWPAFDEAEVPIGSITNGVHAPTWVARELLELAARHGVDVEGDGTDPEAFDKLVDTVPATDVWSLKRRLRERLVAEVRRRLRASWEERGAAPAELAWTDGVLDPDVLTIGFARRVPSYKRLTLMLRDPERLRRLLLHPEHPVQLVVAGKAHPADDGGKRLVQELVRFADDPQVRRRIVFLPDYDIAMAQPLYPGCDVWLNNPLRPYEACGTSGMKAALNGGLNLSILDGWWDEWYDGANGWAIPSADGIEDTERRDDLEAEALYDLLEGEVAPRFYDVDDDGVPQRWVDMLRHTWHSLGPKVLATRMVRDYVRALYAPAAFSAARLDADSAQGLAQWKRTVRERWHDVRVEHLEADVPTEDPRVGDVVKVSVYVALGALTPDDVEVQLLRGAVAENGELIDPTTRVLTAGEGYEGGRHRYDGQVVLDRAGAVGYAVRVLPRHPLLVAPTELGLVALA; this is encoded by the coding sequence GTGCGCGCCATCCGACGACTCACCGTCCGCCCCGTCCTCCCGGCCGAGCTGGCTGCGCTGGGCGAGCTCGCCCTCAACCTGCGCTGGGTCTGGCACCCACCGACCCAGGACCTGTTCGCCGAGGTCGACCCCGACCTGTGGCACGCCCACGGTCACGACCCGGTCGCGCTGCTGGCCGCGGTCGGACCCGACCGGCTGGCCCAGCTGGCCGGTGACCCCGGGTTCCTGGAGCGGCTGGCCGCGGCGCGCGCCGCGCTGACGGCGTACCTCACCGGCGAGCGCTGGTACCAGCGCCGCCTGGCCGCGGGGGACCGGCTGCCCGCCGCGATCGGCTACTTCTCCCCGGAGTTCGGGATCACCGCCGTGCTGCCGCAGTACTCCGGCGGCCTCGGGATCCTCGCCGGTGACCACCTCAAGGCCGCGAGCGACCTCGGGGTGCCGATCGTCGGGGTGGGCCTGCTCTACCGCCACGGCTACTTCCGCCAGTCGCTGGCCCGCGACGGCTGGCAGCTGGAGTCCTACCCGACGCTCGACGCCGGCAGCGCGCCGATCTCGCTGCTGCGCGAGGCCGACGGCAGCGAGGCGGTCGTCCGCCTCGCGATGCCCGCCGGCCCCGACCTGGTCGCCCGGATCTGGGTGGCGCAGGTGGGCCGGGTGCCGCTGCTGATGCTCGACACCGACGTGGTCGGCAACCCCGAGCAGTACGTCGAGGTCACCGACCGCCTCTACGGCGGCGGCTCCGAGCACCGGCTGCGCCAGGAGATCCTGCTCGGCGTCGGCGGGATGCGGGCGCTGCGCGCCTACTCCCGGATCACCGGGCACCCGGCGCCCGAGGTCTTCCACACCAACGAGGGCCACGCGGGCTTCCTCGGCGTCGAGCGGCTGCGCGAGCTGAGCGCCGACGCCGACGGTCCTCGCCTCGGCCTCGACGCCGCGCTCGAGGTGAGCCGGGCCTCGACGGTCTTCACGACCCACACGCCGGTGCCCGCCGGCATCGACCGGTTCCCCCGCTCGCTGGTCGAGCAGTACTTCAGCACCGGCGGGGTCACCCCCGGCGTCCCGGTGGAGCAGGTGCTGGCCCTCGGCGTCGAGGACTACGCCGGCGGCGACCCGGGCGTGTTCAACATGGCGGTGATGGGCTTCCGGCTGGCCCAGCGCGCCAACGGCGTGTCCACGCTGCACGGCGAGGTCTCCCGCGACATGTTCCGCGGCCTGTGGCCGGCGTTCGACGAGGCCGAGGTGCCGATCGGGTCGATCACCAACGGCGTGCACGCACCGACCTGGGTGGCCCGCGAGCTGCTCGAGCTGGCGGCTCGCCACGGCGTCGACGTCGAGGGCGACGGCACCGACCCGGAGGCCTTCGACAAGCTCGTCGACACCGTGCCCGCCACGGACGTGTGGTCGCTCAAGCGCCGGCTGCGCGAGCGGCTGGTGGCCGAGGTCCGGCGCCGGCTGCGCGCCTCGTGGGAGGAGCGCGGCGCCGCACCCGCCGAGCTGGCCTGGACCGACGGGGTGCTCGACCCCGACGTGCTGACGATCGGGTTCGCGCGCCGCGTGCCGTCGTACAAGCGCCTGACGCTGATGCTGCGCGACCCCGAGCGGCTGCGGCGCCTGCTGCTGCACCCCGAGCACCCGGTCCAGCTGGTCGTCGCCGGCAAGGCGCACCCCGCCGACGACGGCGGCAAGCGGCTGGTGCAGGAGCTGGTGCGCTTCGCCGACGACCCGCAGGTGCGCCGGCGCATCGTGTTCCTGCCCGACTACGACATCGCGATGGCGCAGCCGCTCTATCCCGGCTGCGACGTGTGGCTCAACAACCCGCTGCGTCCCTACGAGGCGTGCGGCACCTCCGGCATGAAGGCGGCCCTCAACGGCGGGCTCAACCTGAGCATCCTCGACGGCTGGTGGGATGAGTGGTACGACGGTGCGAACGGCTGGGCGATCCCGTCCGCCGACGGCATCGAGGACACCGAGCGGCGCGACGACCTGGAGGCCGAGGCGCTCTACGACCTGCTCGAGGGCGAGGTCGCGCCGCGCTTCTACGACGTCGACGACGACGGCGTCCCGCAGCGCTGGGTGGACATGCTGCGCCACACCTGGCACTCCCTGGGCCCCAAGGTGCTCGCCACCCGGATGGTGCGCGACTACGTGCGCGCGCTCTACGCGCCCGCCGCCTTCTCGGCGGCGCGTCTCGACGCGGACTCCGCGCAGGGACTGGCGCAGTGGAAGCGCACCGTGCGCGAGCGGTGGCACGACGTCCGCGTCGAGCACCTCGAGGCCGACGTCCCGACCGAGGATCCGCGGGTCGGTGACGTGGTGAAGGTCAGCGTGTACGTCGCGCTCGGCGCGCTCACGCCCGACGACGTGGAGGTGCAGCTGCTGCGCGGCGCCGTCGCGGAGAACGGCGAGCTGATCGACCCGACCACCCGGGTGCTGACCGCGGGGGAGGGCTACGAGGGCGGGCGGCACCGCTACGACGGCCAGGTGGTCCTCGACCGCGCGGGCGCGGTCGGCTACGCGGTGCGGGTGCTGCCGCGCCACCCGCTGCTGGTGGCACCGACCGAGCTCGGGCTGGTCGCGCTGGCCTGA